Below is a genomic region from Streptosporangium album.
TGCCCTCTTCCAGCCAGGCGTCAGCCATCGCCGCGCGCCGTGTTGGCCAGCTCGCCGATCCCGGCGATGCGCGTCACCAGCCTGCTCCCGTCGCCCAGATACCGCTGCGGCGTGCGGGCATGGCCCACCCCGCCGGGGGTGCCCGTGGCGATCACGTCGCCGGGGCGCAGGGTGAGGATCTCCGACAGATAGGCGATCAGCTCCGCGGGCCCGAAGACCAGATCGGCGGTGTCGGCCCGCTGCACGGTCTCCCCGTCGACCTCACAGGAGAGCGCGAGGCCCTCGCCCAGCTCGTCCGGCGTGACCAGGACCGGACCGAACGGCGTCGTGGCCTCGAAGGTCTTGCCCTGCAGCCACTGGAGGGTGCGGTACTGGTAGTCGCGGGCCGTCACGTCGTTGAGGATCGAGTAGCCGGCGATCGCGGCCCGCGCCTGGTCGGGGCTCGCGTGCCGGACGGTGTCTCCGATCACGACGGCCAGCTCGGCCTCCCAGTCCACGGCCTGGGAGACGGCGGGGAGCACGATGTCGTCGTAGGGGCCGATCAGCGCCTCGGGGAACTTGGCGAAGATCGTTGGGTGCTGCGGGAGTTCGCGGCCCATCTCCAGGATGTGCGCCCGGTAGTTCAGCCCGACGCACAGGATCTTGCCCGGGCGCGGGACGACCGGCGCGTAGTCCGCCGAGGCCGTCGGGTGCGAGGCGCCCGCGCCGGAGGCGGCCAGCTCCCGCCAGCCGGGCAGGGCGAGCAGCTCGCCGACGTCGGCGGCGTCCAGCTCCACGGCGTGGTCACCCTCGACGCGCACCGCCGCCGTGCGGCCGGGCAGGCGCAGTGTTGCGAGCTTCACTCGGTCTCCTCCTTGAACTGGTGCAGTGCCTCGAAGATGGGGGTGTCGCTGAACCGGAACAGGTCGAACCGCGAATCGGCCTGGACCGTCAGCGTGGACCACGACGGCACCACGGCGAGGTCGCCGCGGGTGAGCCGCCGCTCGACGCCGTCCAGCGTGAACACGCCGTCGCCGTCGAACACCTGGTAGACCGAGGAGCCGACCTCGCGCCGGGTCCGGGTCCGCGTGCCGGGCCGGAGCCGGTGGAACTCGGCCCGGATGGTCGGCATGACGTCGCCCCCGGTGGTGGGGTTGGTGTAGCGGACGGCGGCGTGCCCGGGCTCGACGGTCGCGGCGTGGCCCTCGTCCTCCAGTGCCAGTTGCTCGTCCAGCGCGCGGTCGGTGTGCTCCCAGCGGTAGGCGGCGATCGGCGAGTGCGCCCTGGCCCCCAGCCCCGACAGCGGCCGCAGGCCCGGGTGCGCCCAGAGCCGCTCGGACCGGGACACCGACGGTGTGCCGGTGTCGGTGACCTGCTCCGGCCCGAACTCGAAGAACGAACTGTCGGTGTAGTGGACGAACGGGATGTCGAGCCCGTCGATCCAGGCCATCGGGGTGTCGGTGGTGTTGTGGTGACCGTGGAAGTGCCAGCCCGGGGTCAGCAGGAAGTCACCGCGCCGCATGGCCACGGGATCGCCGTCCACGACCGTCCAGACCCCTTCGCCCTCGACGACGAAGCGGAAGGCGTTCTGGGTGTGCCGATGCTCGGGAGCGACCTCGCGCGGGCCGAGATACTGGATCGCCGCCCACAGCGTCGGAGTCGCGTACGGCCGGCCCTCCAGGCCCGGATTGGCCAGCGCGATCGCCCGGCGCTCTCCTCCACGGCCCACGGGCACCAGGTCGCCGGCGCGCCGGGCGAGCGGGTAGAGCCGTTTCCACTCCCACACGTGCGGCCTCGCCTGGGGCCGGGGATGCGCCGGCATGAGGTCGCCCACCTGGGTCCAGAGCGGGAGCAGATGCTCGGCGTCGAAGTCGGCGTACAGCCGCTGGAGCGCCGCCTCTTCAGTTGGGTTCATGGCGCCAAGCTATAAACAGATTCTTTATAGTGCACTATTATTCTTCTATGAAGAACAAGCCGGCGTATGCCCTCGGCTCCGTCGACAACGTGCTGCTCCTGCTGCACATGCTGCGCGACCAGGGGAAGCTCAAGGTCACCGATGTCGCCAGAGAGCTGGGCATCGCCCGGTCCACCGCCCACCGGTTGCTCGCCATGCTGGTCTACCGGGACTTCGCCGTACAGGACGACAACCACATCTACCTTCCGGGGCCGTTCCTGTCCTCGGGAGGGGGCGACATCGGGGGCTCCACCCTCCGGAAGCTGCGCGAGCTCGCCCGGCCGCACATGGAGACGCTGTGCGGAAGGGTTCACGAGACCGTCAACCTCATGGTCCGCGTGGGCACGGAGGTCCGTTTCCTGTCCAGCGTGGAGTCGTCGCAGATCCTCCATGTCGGCGACCGGCGGGGCACGATCCTGCCCGCCCATCGGGCGTCCGGCGGCAAGGTCCTGCTCGCCGAACTG
It encodes:
- a CDS encoding IclR family transcriptional regulator, with translation MKNKPAYALGSVDNVLLLLHMLRDQGKLKVTDVARELGIARSTAHRLLAMLVYRDFAVQDDNHIYLPGPFLSSGGGDIGGSTLRKLRELARPHMETLCGRVHETVNLMVRVGTEVRFLSSVESSQILHVGDRRGTILPAHRASGGKVLLAELSDERIRELYPDLPDAERAGLTRDLGDIRARGYGLNIEETEQGVSAIGAAVHNRQGGAIAALSIAIPSARFGPDRIGPFARELHRAILETEHTLADLPDL
- a CDS encoding fumarylacetoacetate hydrolase family protein, producing MKLATLRLPGRTAAVRVEGDHAVELDAADVGELLALPGWRELAASGAGASHPTASADYAPVVPRPGKILCVGLNYRAHILEMGRELPQHPTIFAKFPEALIGPYDDIVLPAVSQAVDWEAELAVVIGDTVRHASPDQARAAIAGYSILNDVTARDYQYRTLQWLQGKTFEATTPFGPVLVTPDELGEGLALSCEVDGETVQRADTADLVFGPAELIAYLSEILTLRPGDVIATGTPGGVGHARTPQRYLGDGSRLVTRIAGIGELANTARGDG
- a CDS encoding cupin domain-containing protein, with the translated sequence MNPTEEAALQRLYADFDAEHLLPLWTQVGDLMPAHPRPQARPHVWEWKRLYPLARRAGDLVPVGRGGERRAIALANPGLEGRPYATPTLWAAIQYLGPREVAPEHRHTQNAFRFVVEGEGVWTVVDGDPVAMRRGDFLLTPGWHFHGHHNTTDTPMAWIDGLDIPFVHYTDSSFFEFGPEQVTDTGTPSVSRSERLWAHPGLRPLSGLGARAHSPIAAYRWEHTDRALDEQLALEDEGHAATVEPGHAAVRYTNPTTGGDVMPTIRAEFHRLRPGTRTRTRREVGSSVYQVFDGDGVFTLDGVERRLTRGDLAVVPSWSTLTVQADSRFDLFRFSDTPIFEALHQFKEETE